Proteins encoded together in one Etheostoma cragini isolate CJK2018 chromosome 11, CSU_Ecrag_1.0, whole genome shotgun sequence window:
- the cfap91 gene encoding cilia- and flagella-associated protein 91 — protein MSMSVTCAIPKKNDTNKVIRRQRAYDHLYDPVYTVSSEADHARSTLKAYASNDRIRKVPEFGSMFSNLFHHPRYTVQLDPADPVPAFIDRRWRGHTEQRREALQQLAGVIPNAQSWQKSEEGHVTGADRWKYFKRPLIPFAQQVPPDVIFALPKQDFVFTCGTNADHQPTHFTVGVQTDYRESETQTDPYSPEYVVQHGTTPAELLQLAALTWGHGLPAGLAEVEMIERARAKRAWEATLPPLNDLSQLDKRRRIMEEMEVKEWAFREGEIEKLQKARLAVLKDLLRQRDEVQKEVTNERLNQIYSKHQKDKETKLNKIHNDYSRSLRKLEAKRRNVEGKLEQLGIVRKYKDFQTYHPRSRRETFTNRNTHNNEFKSHYLDTYEGLLQLEAGLSASVKRWEKRPKPKVNIIKNVTKHPTSREVELMKKYKALREEEKEQVSKKSSRFLVKKEKPVPRPVTPRVGEPPEGDEEIELAVINLQKLLRGRSIQYEMFKGKKNHLDLIQELRTVHALQREEQELQKVDEGLVMTLKKQRDAHRRKAAQDEASQAKVVGAELERLFYALSKELIHLQEERRIHAFTLLAERDRRLREAEESGRRQVEDRRRREEDEIFRQVVQVNQETVDLYLEDIILETLEQTADQQAREEIHRRAKEVNDIAYAMEESQSSLQSEEIVSELVYSFLIPEVQKITVRQRVLQRQHRHLKAARSIIHGTAEPSGILPSTLEAPRLTCPSERASDRVLEMISHVEQEKGKETEQHHLQTE, from the exons AGGAAAGTACCTGAGTTTGGGTCTATGTTCAGTAACCTGTTCCACCACCCACGGTATACTGTCCAACTGGACCCTGCAGACCCAGTACCGGCCTTTATTGATCGTCGCTGGCGAGGCCACACAGAACAGCGCAGAGAGGCACTGCAGCAGCTGGCTGG AGTTATTCCAAATGCTCAGTCATGGCAGAAAAGTGAGGAGGGCCATGTGACCGGAGCTGATCGCTGGAAATACTTTAAACG cCCTCTGATTCCTTTTGCACAGCAGGTTCCCCCAGATGTGATTTTTGCGTTGCCAAA ACAAGACTTTGTATTTACTTGTGGAACAAATGCTGACCATCAGCCCACCCACTTCACTGTGGGGGTCCAGACAGACTacagggaaagtgaaacacagacCGACCCGTACAGCCCTGAGTATGTGGTACAACATGGAACAACTCCCGCAGAGCTCCTGCAACTTGCAGCTTTGACTTGGG GTCATGGTCTACCTGCAGGCCTGGCAGAAGTGGAAATGATAGAGCGGGCACGTGCCAAACGAGCTTGGGAGGCCACCCTTCCTCCATTGAATGACCTTAGTCAACTGGACAAAAGGAGACGTATaatggaggagatggaggtCAAAGAGTGGGCTTTCAGAGAAGGAGAAATCGAGAA GTTGCAAAAGGCCCGTCTTGCTGTGCTGAAGGACCTCTTGAGGCAGAGAGATGAGGTCCAGAAAGAAGTCACAAACGAGAGACTGAACCAGATATATTCTAAGCACCAAAAGGACAAAGAGACCAAGCTGAACAAGATTCACAATGACTACAGCAGGT CACTGAGAAAACTTGAAGCTAAGAGGAGAAACGTGGAGGGGAAGCTAGAGCAACTTGGCATTGTCAGAAAATATAAAGATTTTCAGACATATCACCCTCGGAGCCGCAGGGAGACATTCACCAACAGGAACACCCACAACAATGAGTTTAAAAGCCACTACTTAGACACATATGAAG GTTTGCTACAGCTAGAGGCAGGACTCTCTGCCTCAGTCAAGCGATGGGAGAAAAGACCTAAACCTAAAGTCAACATCATCAAGAATGTGACCAAGCACCCTACGAGCAGAGAGGTAGAACTGATGAAGAAATATAAG GCcctgagagaggaggagaaggagcaaGTGTCCAAGAAGTCTTCACGTTTTCTTGTCAAGAAGGAGAAGCCTGTTCCTCGTCCTGTCACTCCCAGAGTTGGGGAGCCTCCAGAG GGGGATGAGGAGATAGAGCTCGCAGTCATCAACTTGCAGAAACTACTGAGAGGAAGGAGTATCCAATATGAG ATGTTTAAGGGCAAGAAGAACCATCTGGATCTTATTCAGGAACTAAGGACCGTCCACGCCCTGCAGAGGGAGGAGCAAGAGCTACAAAAAGTTGATGAAGGGCTCGTGATGACCCttaaaaaacagagagatgCACATAGACGCAAG GCTGCTCAAGATGAGGCATCTCAGGCCAAAGTGGTTGGGGCAGAGCTTGAACGCCTGTTTTACGCCTTGTCCAAGGAGCTGATTCATCTCCAGGAAGAGCGCAGGATCCATGCCTTTACACTACTGGCTGAGAGAGACCGTCGCCTACGAGAGGCGGAGGAGAGTGGGAGGAGACAGGTGGAGGACCGCAGACGCAGAGAAGAAGATGAGATCTTCAGACAA GTGGTGCAGGTAAACCAGGAAACTGTGGATTTGTATTTGGAGGACATCATCCTAGAGACCTTGGAGCAGACAGCTGACCAGCAGGCCAGAGAGGAGATCCACAGGCGAGCGAAGGAGGTCAACGACATTGCTTATGCCATGGAAGAAAG CCAGAGCAGTCTTCAGTCGGAAGAGATTGTGTCAGAGTTGGTGTACAGTTTCCTTATCCCGGAGGTCCAGAAGATCACTGTCAGACAAAGAG TGCTCCAGAGGCAGCATAGACACTTAAAGGCAGCTCGGAGTATCATTCACGGAACTGCAGAACCTTCTGGGATACTTCCTAGTACTCTGGAGGCCCCACGGTTGACCTGTCCCTCTGAAAGAGCCTCCGACCGAGTCCTCGAGATGATAAGCCATGTGGAGCAGGAGAAGGGGAAAGAAACGGAGCAGCACCACCTTCAAACTGAGTAA
- the nr1i2 gene encoding LOW QUALITY PROTEIN: nuclear receptor subfamily 1 group I member 2 (The sequence of the model RefSeq protein was modified relative to this genomic sequence to represent the inferred CDS: substituted 2 bases at 2 genomic stop codons) translates to MNKAAGAQSIREALTGHNEEDEDEDGRVTDDEEPRDCGVCGDLAKGYHFYALTCEGCKGFFRKGCFTHSLSFPHRCSDQIALLKGDTFKMMQTHFNMVFNVKAGIWECGHITFCIDGTVRAGFQPLLLKPLLKFHHTQRKVALQEEDXVLMQATSLFSPDRPDVQXPSVIDKLHENLARTLKTWIYCRRTGPEKHYIYCTWTGPAE, encoded by the exons ATGAATAAAGCCGCTGGAGCGCAGAGCATCCGAGAAGCGCTCACAGGGCACAATGAAGAGGATGAGGACGAGGATGGAAGAGTGACAGACGATGAAGAGCCCAGAGACTGCGGTGTGTGCGGCGATCTGGCCAAGGGTTACCACTTCTATGCTTTGACATGCGAAGGCTGCAAGGGCTTCTTCAGAAAGGGTTGtttcactcactctctctctttcccacaCAGATGCAGC GACCAAATTGCTCTGTTGAAGGGAGACACCTTTAAAATGATGCAGACCCACTTTAACATGGTGTTCAATGTAAAAGCAGGCATCTGGGAATGCGGCCATATTACATTCTGCATAGATGGCACTGTACGAG CGGGTTTCCAGCCGCTCCTGCTGAAACCTCTGCTCAAATTTCACCACACGCAGCGCAAGGTGGCCCTGCAGGAGGAAGATTAGGTTCTCATGCAAGCCACGTCCCTGTTTTCTCCAG ACCGTCCAGATGTGCAGTAACCCAGTGTGATTGACAAGCTTCATGAAAACTTGGCACGGACCCTAAAAACCTGGATATACTGTAGGAGGACAGGACCAGAAAAACAttacatctactgtacatggACAGGACCCGCGGAATGA